A single region of the Desulfurellaceae bacterium genome encodes:
- a CDS encoding copper-binding protein codes for MASLLSLLVGLACQPPPPPDVFIGYGEVKQVVRHDQRVVIAHEAIPDFFPAKTSSFALRAPALADACVPGQRVRFTLERTSQTLYLVAVQNVSPAEPGRRPARSETAGDARRDAGHEPIP; via the coding sequence TTGGCTTCGCTTTTGTCCCTGCTTGTCGGCTTGGCCTGCCAGCCCCCGCCTCCGCCCGACGTGTTTATCGGCTATGGAGAGGTGAAACAGGTTGTCCGTCACGATCAGCGGGTGGTCATTGCGCATGAAGCAATCCCCGATTTTTTCCCGGCAAAAACGAGCAGCTTCGCCCTCCGAGCTCCGGCCCTGGCCGACGCCTGTGTGCCCGGCCAGCGCGTCCGCTTTACGCTGGAGCGCACCTCGCAGACCCTCTACCTGGTGGCGGTGCAAAATGTATCCCCGGCCGAACCGGGGAGGCGTCCCGCTCGGTCCGAGACGGCTGGCGATGCACGGCGGGATGCCGGCCACGAACCAATACCATGA
- a CDS encoding NIPSNAP family protein, with amino-acid sequence MIYELRTYQLAFGGLPEYLEVAKTMILPGVAEHGLKPVGFWYTEVGQLNEVCHLWAYQDLNERQEKWAKWARDPRRAEVGKRLRGVILSQTNKILSPTEFSALQ; translated from the coding sequence ATGATCTATGAACTGCGGACCTATCAGCTCGCCTTTGGCGGGCTGCCGGAATATCTGGAAGTGGCCAAGACCATGATTCTGCCCGGCGTTGCTGAGCACGGACTCAAGCCGGTCGGATTCTGGTATACCGAGGTCGGCCAACTCAACGAGGTGTGCCACCTGTGGGCCTATCAGGATCTGAACGAACGCCAGGAGAAGTGGGCCAAATGGGCGCGCGACCCGCGGCGGGCCGAGGTCGGTAAACGCCTGCGGGGTGTTATTCTCAGCCAGACCAATAAGATCTTATCTCCGACCGAGTTTTCGGCTCTGCAATAA
- a CDS encoding LLM class F420-dependent oxidoreductase yields the protein MKIGIFEFAIDRSVDPAIVAKRTEELGFDSYWVPEHPIIPIQTTSPYPGADDGIIPDEYGRILDPFVALARASAVTSTIELGTGICLIPERNPLMLAKEVATLDKLSGGRFILGIGAGWLREETEIMGGDFEHRWGQTKDGVLAMKELWTQNEAEYHGKFYDFPAVRSFPKPVRKPHPPVYMGGSSKYVFKRVVEWGDGWMPVLSPLEDIKAGRQRLNEMAEQAGRDPKSIQVLAFGFPGKYRTRQELAELQDAGVDHVTIWMQECDNGEAAALAELDALAKEALA from the coding sequence ATGAAGATAGGAATCTTTGAGTTTGCCATCGACCGTTCTGTTGATCCGGCGATTGTGGCCAAGCGGACTGAGGAGCTGGGCTTTGACTCGTACTGGGTGCCCGAGCATCCGATTATTCCGATCCAGACCACCTCGCCCTATCCGGGTGCCGATGACGGGATTATTCCGGACGAGTACGGCCGGATTCTGGACCCCTTTGTGGCCCTGGCCAGAGCCTCGGCCGTGACCAGCACGATCGAGTTGGGAACCGGCATTTGCCTCATTCCGGAGCGCAACCCGTTGATGCTGGCCAAAGAAGTGGCGACCCTGGATAAACTGTCGGGCGGCCGTTTTATTCTGGGGATTGGCGCCGGCTGGCTCAGGGAAGAAACCGAAATCATGGGCGGGGATTTTGAGCATCGCTGGGGCCAGACCAAGGACGGGGTGCTGGCCATGAAAGAGCTGTGGACCCAGAACGAAGCCGAGTATCACGGCAAGTTCTATGACTTTCCGGCCGTGCGGTCTTTCCCCAAGCCGGTTCGGAAACCGCACCCGCCGGTGTATATGGGCGGATCGTCGAAGTATGTGTTCAAGCGGGTGGTCGAGTGGGGCGACGGCTGGATGCCGGTCCTGTCTCCGCTCGAAGACATCAAGGCCGGTCGGCAACGCTTGAATGAGATGGCCGAGCAGGCGGGCCGCGATCCCAAGTCGATCCAGGTCCTGGCTTTTGGTTTTCCCGGCAAATACCGTACCCGCCAGGAACTGGCCGAACTCCAGGACGCGGGCGTTGATCATGTCACCATCTGGATGCAGGAGTGTGATAATGGGGAAGCCGCCGCCCTGGCCGAGCTGGACGCTCTGGCCAAGGAGGCCCTGGCCTAG